The DNA window AAAGAAAGGTGCTTCAATTGCAATTTCATCAGGATGATGTGTGTCAATCAATTCAATAGTGCGTTCAAAAATGAGTTTTAGCTTGAGGTAATGATCACTATATTTTTTCAAATCTAGTTCATTAAGTTGCAGGAATGTCATTTTCTTTCCTTCCACTTTTATGAGTCCGAAACCCATAATTGTTGTACCTGGATCAATACCTAATATGATTTTTTCTTTAGCCATTAATTAGCAATATTGACATCCACTTAATGAGAATGTGATTCCGAAGGTAATGGTCATCAAATTGCCATTAAATGAACCAAAGCCTTCTGTTATTGGATCAAAATCACTTCCTAATCCAAGAATATACGACACATCAGTATATAAAGACATGCGTTTACTCATGGCGTAATGAATTTCAAGACCAGCCATTACATTTAAAAATGACGTCTTATTATTTGCAAAATCACCTAAAGGCTTTACAATACTATAACCTGGTCCTGCATGAGTTACTAAACCAATTCGTTCTGGCAAAAACGTAATTGTAGGATCATAGACAAACTGCACATTTATTCTAGTGTAATTTATTTTAAATTCTGGTGATTCGCCATCACTTGAAAATCTATTAAACCCAAAATCGAGTTTTGCTCCAAATTGTGGTTTAAACATGCGTTGGAATCCTGCATTAATTGTCGGAAAATTCATTGCCTTTGATTCAAATCCTTCAACAAAACCTGATTGAGATGGACTATTTAAACCTAAAGCAATTTGAGCTTTCCATTTGTTGGAATCTCTTTGA is part of the Psychroserpens ponticola genome and encodes:
- a CDS encoding outer membrane beta-barrel protein, with translation MTSIFKIQKHKIVAVTLLITMFSYAQRDSNKWKAQIALGLNSPSQSGFVEGFESKAMNFPTINAGFQRMFKPQFGAKLDFGFNRFSSDGESPEFKINYTRINVQFVYDPTITFLPERIGLVTHAGPGYSIVKPLGDFANNKTSFLNVMAGLEIHYAMSKRMSLYTDVSYILGLGSDFDPITEGFGSFNGNLMTITFGITFSLSGCQYC